The following proteins are encoded in a genomic region of Nicotiana sylvestris chromosome 4, ASM39365v2, whole genome shotgun sequence:
- the LOC138890608 gene encoding uncharacterized mitochondrial protein AtMg00300-like has product MYYVNGLKYNLLKYRYKNIYVADFESLQSGDLSCLKEVDDDAELWHKRLGHASFSLLNKLIQKDLVHGLPVSQFKTQKVCDVCIRGKHVKSFFKSKRDVSTSKPLELLHMDLCRPMRVQSRGGKRYFRDHG; this is encoded by the coding sequence atgtactatgtcaatggactTAAGTACAATCTCCTTAAGTatagatacaagaacatctatgttgctgatttcgaatctttacagagtggtgatctgagttgtctgaagGAGGTTGAcgatgatgctgaactatggcacaaaagactgggccatgcaagcttttctcttctgaacaaactaattcaaaaggacctggtccatggtttGCCTGTGTcacaattcaaaactcaaaaagtcTGCGATGTCTGTATTAGAGGAAAACATGTAAAGTCCTTCTTTAAGTCAaaaagagatgtgagcacctcaaaacCACTTGAGCTCTTGCACATGGATCTGTGCAGACCTATGAGGGtgcaaagcagaggaggaaagaGATATTTTCGTGATCATGGatga